In one Silene latifolia isolate original U9 population chromosome 10, ASM4854445v1, whole genome shotgun sequence genomic region, the following are encoded:
- the LOC141608001 gene encoding uncharacterized protein LOC141608001 gives MDRIELICWNYLWSGSEDFLKTSPVAWNKVCTDKKTGGLGRYTISVGYSWLQGDQAKVPCHPVIWNRLNLPKHSFIGWLAIQGRLMTKDRLLRFGVIQDSTCDMCMDQTEDHSHMLYQCRFSSQCWTLLADWLGVVLPGTRILEWCCSWRCRSLMKKKIVIAAILAMIYQLWLARNLCRVECQLPLPAYVFKFVQSIVQSKGQNWKWTSKYQRMSWSPWM, from the exons ATGGATAGAATTGAGCTTATTTGTTGGAACTACTTATGGAGTGGTTCTGAGGACTTTTTGAAAACATCTCCTGTAGCTTGGAATAAGGTTTGCACTGATAAGAAGACTGGTGGGCTTG GGAGGTATACTATCTCTGTGGGGTACTCTTGGCTACAAGGAGATCAGGCTAAGGTTCCATGTCATCCAGTTATCTGGAATAGACTCAACTTGCCTAAGCACTCATTTATTGGTTGGCTGGCTATCCAAGGAAGGCTAATGACTAAGGATAGACTATTGCGCTTTGGTGTTATTCAGGATAGCACCTGTGATATGTGTATGGATCAGACTGAAGATCATTCCCATATGTTATACCAGTGCAGATTCAGTAGCCAATGCTGGACATTACTTGCTGATTGGTTGGGTGTTGTTTTGCCTGGCACAAGGATATTAGAGTGGTGTTGCTCGTGGAGATGCAGATctctaatgaagaagaagattgTCATTGCTGCCATCTTGGCCATGATTTATCAGCTTTGGCTGGCTCGCAATTTGTGCAGGGTGGAGTGCCAACTTCCTCTACCTGCCTATGTATTCAAGTTTGTGCAAAGTATAGTGCAGAGCAAAGGACAAAATTGGAAATGGACGTCTAAGTATCAACGAATGAGCTGGTCACCTTGGATGTAA
- the LOC141608003 gene encoding uncharacterized protein LOC141608003 yields MKNSIRGPWVVMGDFNNVLAMNERIGPEVTDSEVREFQECVDFCGLCDIPPQGAFFTWTNKHEIGDLKFSRIDRILVNDSWLLESPNTITMYHPKGVFDHFPCTMNLTSDVGQRKRCFKYFNMWGKDPEFLTTVQDI; encoded by the coding sequence ATGAAGAATTCTATTAGGGGGCCTTGGGTTGTTATGGGTGACTTTAACAATGTATTGGCCATGAATGAAAGAATTGGGCCAGAGGTCACTGATTCTGAGGTAAGGGAGTTTCAGGAGTGTGTTGATTTTTGTGGTTTGTGTGATATACCTCCTCAAGGAGCTTTTTTCACATGGACAAACAAACACGAGATTGGGGACTTGAAGTTCAGCAGAATTGATAGAATACTAGTCAATGATAGCTGGCTGCTAGAGTCTCCTAATACCATTACTATGTATCACCCTAAGGGAGTTTTTGACCATTTCCCGTGCACTATGAATCTCACCTCTGATGTAGGGCAACGGAAAAGATGCTTCAAATACTTCAACATGTGGGGGAAGGATCCCGAGTTTCTGACTACTGTTCAGGATATTTGA